In Gammaproteobacteria bacterium, the following proteins share a genomic window:
- the nhaA gene encoding Na+/H+ antiporter NhaA, with amino-acid sequence MKMLDEFVQKESSSGILLMVATALALFFSNSALSGLYNDFLHLHVEIRIGALQLDKSLYHWVNDGLMAIFFLLIGLEVKREILEGHLSSLKQITLPAIAAIGGMAVPALFYLLLNQNNPIAINGWAIPTATDIAFALGVLSLLGNRVPVSLKIFLMALAIIDDLGAIVIIALFYTTDLSTTSLWIASSAIITLIAMNRFGVAKKTAYFIVGAVLWISVLKSGVHATLAGVALAFTIPLNAEDEQHQAISPLKEIEHSLHFWSAFFILPLFAFVNAGVNVTQISLDQMTGSVPMGIIFGLFLGKQIGVFGFSWLAIKLKIAQLPTDSNWLQLYGVSVLTGIGFTMSLFIVSLAFEDNSLFQYTDKLAILVGSLLSGIWGYWLLSRVKKR; translated from the coding sequence ATGAAAATGCTTGATGAGTTTGTGCAAAAAGAGTCCTCCAGCGGCATTCTGTTGATGGTCGCCACCGCCTTAGCACTGTTTTTTAGCAACAGCGCCCTATCAGGGCTCTACAACGATTTTTTACACCTGCATGTGGAAATTCGCATCGGCGCATTGCAGTTGGATAAATCCCTCTACCACTGGGTTAATGACGGTCTGATGGCGATCTTTTTTCTGCTCATTGGACTGGAGGTCAAACGAGAAATTTTAGAAGGCCACCTCTCCTCCCTAAAACAGATCACTCTGCCCGCCATTGCAGCCATCGGTGGTATGGCGGTACCGGCGCTGTTTTACCTGTTACTAAACCAAAACAACCCCATTGCCATCAACGGCTGGGCGATCCCCACCGCCACCGACATTGCCTTTGCACTGGGGGTACTCTCCTTGCTCGGCAACCGTGTCCCCGTGTCACTGAAGATTTTTCTTATGGCGCTGGCCATTATTGATGATCTGGGTGCCATTGTGATTATTGCGCTGTTTTACACCACCGATTTATCAACCACCTCCTTGTGGATTGCCAGCAGCGCCATTATCACCTTAATCGCCATGAATCGTTTTGGAGTAGCCAAAAAGACCGCCTATTTTATCGTCGGTGCGGTGCTTTGGATAAGCGTATTAAAATCCGGCGTACACGCCACTTTAGCGGGTGTGGCACTGGCCTTTACCATCCCTCTAAACGCAGAAGATGAACAGCATCAAGCCATTTCTCCCCTTAAAGAGATTGAACACAGCCTGCATTTTTGGTCAGCCTTTTTCATTCTCCCCCTGTTTGCTTTTGTTAATGCAGGGGTTAATGTCACCCAAATTTCACTGGATCAGATGACTGGATCGGTACCAATGGGTATTATTTTTGGGCTGTTTCTCGGCAAGCAGATCGGCGTGTTTGGCTTCAGTTGGCTGGCGATTAAACTCAAAATTGCACAACTGCCCACCGACAGCAATTGGCTGCAACTGTATGGCGTTTCTGTTTTAACCGGCATTGGATTTACCATGAGCCTGTTTATTGTTTCACTGGCTTTTGAAGACAATAGTTTATTTCAGTACACCGATAAACTGGCTATTTTGGTGGGTTCACTCTTATCTGGAATATGGGGTTATTGGCTTTTAAGTCGAGTTAAAAAAAGATAA
- a CDS encoding alpha/beta hydrolase: MKTLSLLLLAPLLSACSNSALLVANTLARFDSYSLTVDQNYGIHAANKLDVYQPKEKAKGTIVFFYGGCWGACSTFAKDHYRFVAQALTTQGYRVVIPDYRHYPEVGFAEIMYDSANAVRWVLNQFHRQEKNPVVFLMGHSAGGHIAAMLTVNEEYLGREKQQKIRGFIGLSAPYDFIFDKPYLPKVFANMEYIKSQPSHFVTGNEAPLLLLYGDQDQAVYRRNIINMAKKVKEKKGQVETHIYPNMNHTDMLAAFSIPYRNRFAVLNDIATFLKKWSHD, encoded by the coding sequence ATGAAAACATTATCTCTGCTGCTGCTAGCGCCACTGCTCAGCGCCTGCTCAAACAGCGCCCTGCTGGTTGCCAACACACTGGCTCGGTTTGACAGTTACAGCCTCACAGTCGATCAAAACTACGGCATTCACGCCGCCAATAAACTGGATGTTTACCAACCCAAAGAAAAAGCCAAAGGTACGATTGTTTTTTTCTACGGCGGTTGCTGGGGCGCGTGCAGCACCTTTGCTAAAGACCATTATCGTTTTGTCGCCCAAGCGTTAACCACACAGGGCTATCGTGTGGTGATTCCCGATTATCGCCACTACCCCGAGGTCGGTTTTGCAGAAATAATGTACGACAGCGCCAACGCCGTGCGCTGGGTATTGAACCAATTTCATCGGCAAGAAAAAAACCCAGTGGTTTTTCTTATGGGACACTCTGCTGGCGGCCACATTGCCGCCATGCTGACCGTCAATGAAGAATACCTTGGCAGAGAAAAACAGCAAAAAATACGCGGTTTTATTGGTCTCTCTGCACCCTACGATTTTATCTTCGACAAACCCTATCTGCCTAAAGTATTTGCTAACATGGAGTACATCAAGTCTCAACCCAGTCACTTTGTGACCGGCAACGAAGCCCCCTTGCTGCTGCTCTACGGCGATCAAGATCAAGCGGTTTATCGACGCAACATTATTAACATGGCAAAGAAAGTGAAAGAAAAAAAGGGGCAGGTTGAGACACACATCTACCCCAATATGAACCACACTGACATGCTTGCCGCCTTCTCCATCCCCTATCGCAATCGCTTTGCCGTGCTGAATGACATTGCAACTTTTTTAAAGAAGTGGAGTCATGACTGA
- the yrfG gene encoding GMP/IMP nucleotidase — MIPWHEIDTVFLDLDGTLLDLHFDNHFWLEHVPQRYAEKNGMSLAWAKEELMRRYLAIEGSLQWYCLDHWGAELNLDIVQLKREMHHLIAIRPAVVPFLDALRAAGKRVVLATNAHRGTLVLKMEVTKLEGHFDVMHSAHDDGTPKEQPEFWQQMQLKEPFDPARSLLIDDNENVLRAAREYGLAHLLGIKKPDSRGADKQLLDFVMLESFADLLPVLPAIKEWA; from the coding sequence ATGATTCCTTGGCATGAGATTGATACGGTTTTTTTAGATCTGGATGGCACATTGCTGGATCTGCATTTTGATAACCATTTTTGGTTGGAACATGTGCCGCAGCGGTACGCAGAAAAAAACGGTATGTCGCTGGCTTGGGCAAAAGAGGAGTTGATGCGGCGTTATTTGGCCATTGAGGGCAGTTTGCAGTGGTATTGCCTCGATCATTGGGGTGCTGAGCTGAATCTGGACATTGTGCAGCTCAAGCGCGAGATGCACCATTTGATTGCCATTCGTCCGGCGGTGGTGCCGTTTTTGGATGCTTTGCGCGCCGCCGGAAAACGGGTGGTGTTGGCCACCAACGCCCATCGGGGTACGTTGGTGTTGAAGATGGAAGTGACCAAATTAGAGGGGCATTTTGATGTTATGCACAGCGCCCATGATGACGGCACACCGAAAGAGCAGCCGGAATTTTGGCAGCAGATGCAGTTAAAAGAACCCTTTGATCCCGCCCGCTCGTTATTAATTGACGATAATGAGAATGTGTTAAGAGCCGCTCGTGAGTATGGCTTGGCGCATCTGTTGGGGATCAAGAAACCGGACAGCAGAGGCGCTGATAAGCAGTTGCTTGATTTTGTTATGCTGGAGAGTTTTGCTGATCTGCTGCCGGTTTTACCTGCAATAAAAGAGTGGGCTTAA
- a CDS encoding Fic family protein — MGYQPPYCITPAIITLIAEISEKLGALAVLQTGEDKLRLRRINRIRTIQGSLAIEGNTLTEAQITAVLAGKPVIAPPKEVQEVRNALQAYEKLDHWQADQQNDVLNAHQLLMQGLIDDAGHYRQSGVGVMQGDVVIHMAPPANRVAGLMQDLLHWLRHSKEHSLIRSCVFHYEFEFIHPFADGNGRMGRLWQTLILSQWKPIFAHLPVESLVYAHQAEYYLALQESTEQTNSAPFIAFMLQRILEACVSASDQVTDQVSDQVNTLLKVLYKHSVLTADELLKQLGLKHRPTFRKNYLTPALQNNLITMTQPDRPKSPTQKYRLTGKGLSWASKR, encoded by the coding sequence ATGGGCTACCAACCGCCTTATTGCATTACTCCTGCCATTATTACGTTGATTGCAGAGATTAGCGAAAAGTTGGGGGCATTGGCGGTGCTACAAACCGGTGAAGATAAGTTACGTCTACGCCGAATTAACCGCATCCGAACCATTCAAGGCTCTCTTGCTATTGAAGGTAATACCTTAACCGAAGCACAAATCACCGCAGTTTTAGCAGGCAAGCCCGTTATTGCCCCACCGAAAGAGGTGCAAGAAGTGCGTAATGCACTGCAAGCCTATGAAAAACTCGATCACTGGCAAGCCGATCAACAAAATGATGTGCTGAATGCTCATCAGTTGTTAATGCAAGGTTTGATCGACGATGCAGGCCACTATCGCCAATCCGGTGTTGGAGTGATGCAGGGAGACGTAGTGATTCACATGGCACCTCCGGCCAATCGGGTTGCGGGTTTAATGCAGGATTTATTGCATTGGCTTAGGCACAGCAAAGAACACTCTTTGATTCGTAGTTGTGTGTTTCATTATGAATTTGAATTTATTCATCCCTTTGCCGATGGCAATGGTCGTATGGGGCGTTTATGGCAAACGCTGATATTAAGCCAATGGAAGCCGATCTTTGCCCATTTGCCTGTTGAAAGCCTCGTTTACGCGCATCAAGCGGAGTATTATCTTGCTTTGCAAGAGAGTACCGAACAGACCAATTCTGCTCCATTTATAGCGTTTATGTTGCAGCGAATTTTAGAAGCCTGTGTATCTGCTAGCGATCAAGTAACCGATCAAGTAAGCGATCAAGTAAACACGCTGTTAAAGGTGCTGTATAAGCATTCAGTCCTGACCGCAGATGAGTTGCTAAAACAGTTGGGTTTAAAGCATCGACCAACGTTTCGTAAAAATTACTTAACTCCCGCATTACAAAATAATTTGATAACGATGACACAGCCTGATCGGCCTAAAAGTCCAACACAAAAATATCGTTTAACGGGCAAGGGACTTTCTTGGGCAAGTAAGCGATAG
- a CDS encoding cupin domain-containing protein → MKRENLFANIPAQLPEELFTTLLETANFKLERIVSQGQSTAEDEWYDQDQDEWVLLLQGSAELQFIEPTQNAALNVGDWLHIPAHRKHRVCRTDAEEQTVWLALHYVAQSKKYL, encoded by the coding sequence ATGAAAAGGGAAAACCTGTTTGCCAATATTCCAGCTCAACTACCAGAAGAGCTGTTCACTACTCTACTGGAAACAGCGAATTTCAAACTGGAGCGCATTGTTTCTCAGGGTCAGAGCACAGCAGAAGATGAGTGGTACGATCAAGATCAAGATGAATGGGTGTTACTGCTGCAAGGCAGCGCAGAATTGCAGTTTATTGAGCCGACTCAAAATGCGGCATTGAACGTCGGTGACTGGTTACACATCCCAGCACACCGGAAGCACCGAGTGTGCAGGACGGATGCTGAAGAACAGACCGTTTGGTTGGCGTTGCATTATGTAGCCCAGTCAAAAAAATATTTATGA
- a CDS encoding MFS transporter, which translates to MKKNTVEEEGLLPAEKRAAASLSLIYGLRMLGLFMIFPVFALYAMDFEGATPLLVGLAMGIYGLTQAIFQIPFGLLSDRIGRKPVIAMGLLIFALGSVLAALSNDIFWVIMGRALQGSGAIAAAIMALAADLSREEQRTKMMAFIGASIGLSFSVALVLGPLLVRWTSISGLFWLTAVLAIGGIAVLYLWVPTPHRSQHHRDTQPIPAELKSVLKNKALLRLDAGIFILHMILTACFIAVPLALADTGLPAADHWQVYLPMLLISLGVMVPFVIIAEKRRQMKFVFLLAISVIATSLLLLGWMHESVWQIGILLTLFFSAFNVLEAMLPSLISKLAPPARKGSAMGVYTTSQFLGAFVGGVSGGALYGAWGAQGVFWVAALMAVLWWSIAQRMEKPKHLSGYLLKLKEISEERADACAARLSQVKGVAEAVVVVEDQIAYLKVDKTQLDETALKAVCAG; encoded by the coding sequence ATGAAGAAAAACACCGTTGAAGAAGAAGGGTTGTTACCGGCTGAAAAGCGGGCGGCGGCTTCTTTATCGTTGATTTATGGCCTGCGGATGCTGGGTCTGTTTATGATCTTTCCGGTCTTTGCCCTCTATGCGATGGATTTCGAGGGAGCCACGCCTCTACTGGTGGGTTTGGCAATGGGCATTTATGGCCTGACACAGGCGATTTTTCAGATTCCTTTTGGCTTGCTTTCGGATCGCATCGGGCGTAAGCCGGTGATTGCGATGGGTTTGCTGATTTTTGCCTTGGGGAGCGTCTTGGCGGCGCTCTCTAATGATATTTTTTGGGTCATTATGGGGCGAGCGTTGCAGGGTTCGGGAGCCATCGCAGCGGCGATTATGGCCTTGGCTGCGGATCTGAGTCGTGAAGAGCAGCGCACCAAAATGATGGCCTTTATTGGTGCCAGCATCGGCCTCTCCTTTTCGGTAGCGCTGGTTTTGGGGCCATTATTGGTGCGTTGGACGAGCATTTCGGGTCTGTTTTGGTTGACGGCGGTGTTGGCCATCGGCGGCATTGCGGTGCTTTATCTCTGGGTACCCACCCCCCATCGCAGTCAGCATCATCGAGATACGCAGCCGATTCCGGCGGAGTTGAAATCGGTGTTGAAAAACAAGGCGTTGCTGCGTCTGGATGCAGGTATTTTTATTCTGCACATGATCTTGACCGCCTGTTTTATCGCCGTGCCATTGGCGCTGGCGGATACCGGTCTGCCCGCCGCCGATCATTGGCAGGTTTACTTGCCCATGTTGCTGATTTCATTAGGGGTGATGGTGCCTTTTGTGATCATTGCGGAGAAAAGGCGGCAGATGAAGTTTGTCTTCTTACTCGCTATTTCAGTGATTGCCACTTCTTTGTTGTTGTTGGGATGGATGCACGAATCGGTTTGGCAGATTGGGATTTTATTGACCCTGTTTTTCTCCGCTTTCAATGTGCTGGAGGCGATGCTGCCTTCCTTGATCTCCAAGCTGGCTCCGCCTGCGCGTAAGGGCAGCGCGATGGGGGTGTATACCACCTCGCAGTTTTTGGGTGCTTTTGTTGGTGGGGTGTCGGGCGGTGCGTTGTACGGAGCGTGGGGCGCGCAAGGGGTGTTTTGGGTGGCGGCGCTGATGGCTGTTTTGTGGTGGTCGATTGCGCAGCGAATGGAAAAACCAAAACACCTAAGTGGTTATTTGCTCAAACTCAAAGAGATCAGCGAAGAGCGCGCCGATGCCTGTGCGGCGCGTTTGAGTCAAGTGAAAGGCGTGGCCGAAGCGGTGGTGGTGGTGGAAGACCAGATCGCCTATTTGAAGGTGGATAAAACGCAGTTGGATGAAACGGCTTTGAAAGCGGTGTGTGCGGGGTGA
- the yjgA gene encoding ribosome biogenesis factor YjgA, with protein MRTIDPQLNKPFVEELEPSRSQLKRDAQFLLKAGKEIVALNDNDLKKIPMSDSLEHAVGVARKINSYGGIKRQFQFIAKLLRNCDVEPILSELEKIKNRGLQENQRFKQLETWRDKLLSGDNQAQQDYLERHPQADRQKLRQLVRNACKEIELDKTPKSSRSLFRYLREIDEAQ; from the coding sequence ATGCGCACCATCGACCCCCAGTTAAACAAACCCTTTGTAGAGGAGCTGGAGCCGAGCCGCAGCCAGCTGAAACGAGACGCGCAATTTTTGCTCAAAGCGGGTAAGGAAATCGTCGCTCTCAACGACAACGATCTAAAAAAAATCCCCATGAGCGATTCGCTGGAACACGCGGTGGGCGTGGCGCGAAAAATCAACTCTTACGGTGGTATCAAACGCCAGTTTCAGTTCATTGCTAAATTGCTGAGAAATTGTGATGTGGAACCGATTTTATCTGAGCTGGAGAAGATCAAAAACCGAGGTCTGCAAGAGAATCAACGCTTTAAACAGTTGGAAACGTGGCGCGACAAACTGCTCAGTGGGGATAATCAAGCACAACAAGATTACTTAGAGCGACACCCGCAGGCGGATCGTCAGAAGCTACGCCAACTGGTGCGCAACGCCTGTAAAGAGATCGAACTCGATAAAACACCGAAAAGCAGCCGCTCGCTGTTTCGTTATTTGCGTGAAATAGATGAAGCGCAATAA
- a CDS encoding DUF3108 domain-containing protein, whose translation MRLYKMKHLKPKTYGLALLLALWMPVVLAQPTPPTPFKARYELGNDLIIAAETELSLIPLAEQRWRYRSHTKAVGLAAMLNIKPINERSELEWHNGQLRSLHYQSDQKGQQAESHFDWQHHTLTVSSKGTQHTSTLTEGTLDHASALLHLMQRPQPWQRFSLQVNEKGTPRLLTFINQGHETIQTPHGSYDSIKVRQTRDPGKEIGMIWLAPKLHNLPIRIEQHKNNKLVARMELTAVTFLSTTDKRAP comes from the coding sequence ATGAGACTTTACAAGATGAAACACCTCAAGCCTAAAACCTACGGTCTTGCCCTACTGCTCGCGCTCTGGATGCCTGTGGTGCTGGCACAGCCCACGCCCCCCACGCCGTTCAAAGCGCGCTACGAATTGGGCAACGACCTGATCATCGCCGCCGAAACCGAACTGAGCCTGATTCCCTTAGCCGAGCAACGCTGGCGCTATCGCAGCCACACCAAAGCCGTGGGCTTGGCGGCCATGCTCAATATCAAACCGATCAATGAACGCAGTGAGCTGGAGTGGCACAACGGTCAACTGCGCTCCCTGCATTACCAGTCGGACCAAAAAGGCCAACAGGCTGAGAGCCACTTCGATTGGCAACACCACACCTTGACCGTCAGCAGCAAAGGCACACAACACACTTCGACACTAACCGAAGGCACCTTGGATCACGCCTCTGCCTTGTTGCATCTGATGCAACGCCCTCAACCGTGGCAACGCTTCAGCCTACAGGTGAACGAAAAAGGCACCCCACGTCTGTTAACCTTCATCAATCAAGGCCACGAAACCATCCAAACCCCACACGGTTCGTATGACAGCATCAAAGTACGCCAAACACGCGATCCTGGAAAGGAAATAGGCATGATCTGGCTGGCTCCCAAACTGCACAACCTGCCCATTCGCATCGAACAACATAAAAACAACAAGCTGGTGGCACGCATGGAACTGACCGCCGTCACCTTTTTATCCACCACCGACAAGAGAGCACCCTAA
- the purN gene encoding phosphoribosylglycinamide formyltransferase has product MKSASTSLPVVILISGSGSNLQVFIDAQHAGTLPIEIKAVISNRQQAYGLQRAQQAGIHNEWLDHTAYSSREDFDAELQRRIDVHQPALVILAGFMRILSERFVNHYAGRMLNIHPSLLPKFRGLHTHQQALNADESEHGSSVHFVTAELDGGPVVLQASVPVEANDTADSLAQRVLVQEHQIYPLVVMWFAQGRLSCKPELRLDGQVLPQALRFNPRMIANETLQDETPQA; this is encoded by the coding sequence ATGAAATCAGCGTCAACCTCGCTGCCAGTGGTAATTTTAATCTCCGGCAGCGGCTCCAATTTGCAAGTCTTCATCGACGCGCAACACGCCGGAACGCTGCCGATTGAGATCAAAGCGGTGATCAGCAACCGCCAACAGGCGTACGGTTTGCAACGGGCGCAACAAGCGGGCATTCATAACGAATGGTTGGATCACACAGCCTATTCCAGCCGTGAAGATTTTGATGCCGAACTGCAACGGCGCATTGATGTGCATCAACCGGCCTTGGTCATTTTAGCCGGTTTTATGCGCATCCTCAGCGAGCGTTTTGTCAATCACTACGCCGGACGGATGCTCAACATACACCCCTCTCTGCTGCCCAAGTTTCGTGGCTTGCACACCCACCAGCAGGCACTGAATGCAGATGAATCTGAACACGGCAGCAGCGTGCATTTTGTCACCGCCGAACTGGACGGCGGGCCGGTGGTCTTACAGGCCAGTGTGCCCGTGGAAGCCAACGACACAGCGGACAGTTTGGCACAACGAGTGTTAGTGCAAGAGCATCAAATCTACCCACTGGTGGTGATGTGGTTTGCCCAAGGGCGCTTGAGCTGCAAACCTGAACTGCGACTGGATGGCCAAGTTCTGCCCCAAGCGCTGCGTTTCAACCCAAGGATGATCGCCAATGAGACTTTACAAGATGAAACACCTCAAGCCTAA
- the purM gene encoding phosphoribosylformylglycinamidine cyclo-ligase gives MSKPTKSLSYRDAGVDIDAGNRLVERIKPAVASTQRAGVMGGFGGFGGLFEIPLDRYPQPVLVSGTDGVGTKLRLAIELKKHNTIGIDLVAMCANDVIVQGAEPLFFLDYYATGKLDIDVATSVVEGIAEGCKQAGAALIGGETAEMPGMYANDDYDLAGFCVAIVNKDKIITGEKVNAGDQLIGLASSGPHSNGYSLIRKVLHVSGDDLSTPCGDTDLASALLAPTRIYAKPLLALCASQPPHAMAHITGGGLLENLPRVLPDHCVAKVNDKSWSQQPVFAWLQEKGNISDEEMLRTFNCGIGMVLVVAAEALESTLTQLKEAGEEVWHIGEIASSERKKPSVEMVAAS, from the coding sequence ATGAGCAAACCCACAAAATCCCTGAGTTATCGTGATGCGGGTGTCGATATTGACGCCGGTAATCGTCTGGTTGAACGCATCAAACCGGCTGTAGCCAGCACCCAACGTGCCGGAGTGATGGGCGGTTTTGGCGGCTTTGGCGGTCTGTTTGAGATCCCGCTGGATCGTTATCCCCAGCCCGTCTTGGTCTCCGGCACCGACGGCGTTGGCACCAAGCTGCGTCTTGCCATCGAGCTGAAAAAACACAACACCATCGGCATTGACCTGGTCGCCATGTGCGCCAACGACGTGATCGTGCAAGGAGCAGAACCTCTCTTTTTCCTAGATTATTACGCCACCGGCAAACTCGATATCGACGTTGCCACCAGCGTCGTCGAAGGCATTGCCGAAGGTTGTAAACAGGCGGGAGCCGCACTGATCGGCGGCGAAACCGCCGAGATGCCCGGCATGTACGCCAACGACGACTACGATCTGGCAGGCTTCTGTGTGGCCATTGTCAACAAAGATAAAATCATCACCGGAGAAAAAGTCAACGCTGGCGATCAACTGATCGGTTTGGCCTCCTCCGGCCCCCACTCCAACGGTTATTCGCTGATTCGCAAAGTGCTGCACGTCAGCGGCGATGATCTGAGTACGCCGTGCGGTGACACCGATCTGGCCTCCGCGCTGCTGGCACCGACCCGCATCTACGCCAAACCTCTGCTGGCGCTGTGCGCCAGTCAACCCCCTCATGCAATGGCGCACATCACCGGCGGCGGTCTGCTGGAGAACCTGCCTCGGGTGCTGCCCGATCACTGCGTTGCCAAAGTAAACGACAAAAGCTGGTCGCAACAACCGGTCTTTGCATGGCTTCAAGAGAAAGGCAACATCAGCGACGAAGAGATGTTACGCACCTTTAACTGCGGCATCGGCATGGTGCTGGTGGTGGCAGCAGAGGCACTGGAGAGCACGTTGACGCAGCTCAAAGAGGCTGGCGAAGAGGTCTGGCACATCGGTGAAATCGCCAGCAGTGAGCGCAAAAAACCCAGCGTTGAGATGGTTGCCGCTTCATGA
- a CDS encoding DUF2066 domain-containing protein: MNKRKWRSVFAVMMMLTLVPTVAQATLVTGLYSAEVTVKGQGSVQRSQGFRQALKKVIGKISGDQRLAASKGLRGLIKKAPRLVQQYHYRPLSNVEKALKKNARKSHALVVQFVADRLNQELTTLQIPLWDADRPQTLVWIALEYNRERQILSNNSRMGKFEVSDLLRKRALDRGLPVLLPLMDMEDQQALSYSDLRGGFADRIQAASQRYRTYAILSASVRQNRSGSWSGEWLLDVAGESKTWRSVGSLASVFAQGFDGLAEELSARFATSQNVEVQTLKLEVRGVQGLQDYVRLNRYLNGLAMVESADISRLTPDFNQYLLRVKGDIGDLQRSISLGRLLSPHQESGLVVEEALKMDLRYQLLP; encoded by the coding sequence ATGAATAAGAGAAAATGGCGTTCGGTATTTGCGGTGATGATGATGTTGACGTTGGTGCCAACGGTGGCTCAGGCGACGTTGGTCACGGGGTTGTACAGTGCTGAGGTGACGGTGAAGGGGCAGGGCTCTGTTCAACGATCACAGGGTTTTCGGCAGGCTCTGAAAAAGGTGATTGGCAAAATCAGCGGTGATCAGCGGCTGGCGGCCAGTAAGGGTTTACGCGGCTTGATTAAAAAAGCGCCGCGTCTGGTACAGCAATACCATTATCGGCCTTTAAGTAATGTAGAAAAAGCGCTGAAAAAAAACGCCAGAAAGAGTCACGCTTTGGTGGTGCAGTTTGTGGCGGATCGTCTCAATCAAGAGTTAACCACATTGCAGATTCCGCTTTGGGATGCAGATCGGCCACAGACCTTGGTTTGGATTGCTTTGGAATACAACCGTGAACGACAAATTCTCAGTAATAACAGCAGGATGGGTAAGTTTGAGGTTTCTGATCTGTTACGCAAACGTGCGTTGGATCGAGGTCTGCCGGTGCTGTTGCCGTTGATGGACATGGAAGATCAGCAGGCTTTGAGTTACAGCGATCTGCGTGGCGGTTTTGCGGATCGCATTCAAGCGGCATCGCAGCGGTATCGTACTTATGCCATTCTTTCTGCTAGCGTCCGTCAGAATCGCAGCGGTTCATGGAGTGGTGAGTGGTTGTTGGATGTGGCGGGTGAGAGCAAAACGTGGCGTTCCGTGGGCAGTTTGGCCTCGGTGTTTGCACAGGGTTTTGACGGCTTAGCCGAGGAGCTGTCGGCACGGTTTGCCACCAGTCAAAATGTGGAGGTGCAAACGTTGAAGCTGGAAGTGCGTGGTGTTCAAGGTTTGCAAGATTATGTGCGTTTGAACCGTTATCTAAACGGTTTGGCGATGGTGGAGAGTGCCGACATCAGCCGCTTGACTCCCGATTTTAATCAGTATTTGTTGCGAGTGAAAGGCGATATCGGTGACTTGCAACGGAGCATCTCTTTGGGGCGTTTGTTGAGCCCGCATCAAGAGTCGGGATTGGTGGTTGAGGAAGCGTTGAAGATGGATCTTCGTTATCAGTTGTTGCCGTAG
- a CDS encoding AI-2E family transporter — protein sequence MSEQQNYRLIAASVLLALLFYLLSPILLPFLVAALLAYLGDPLVDRLELRRISRQWAVVIVFVVLFLILTLLALLLIPLLAQQISALITKLPLYLDYLQLHFIPSFSAALGLEPQQFDLSALKKVAVEEWQKTGGLFANLLLYLSHSGVLLLAWLANLVLIPVVTFYLLRDWDILMGRLDEMLPRSQAPTVRKLALESDRVLGAFLRGQLSVMAALALIYSLGLWLAGVELALLIGTFAGLVSFVPYLGFILGLLLASVAMLFQQPELAALLPVLLVFVVGQVVEGALLTPWLVGDRIGLHPVMVIFSVLAGGQLFGFVGILLALPVAAVIAVLMRHAHEQYRQSEFYDSIQESSMEPLGKQQGDKE from the coding sequence ATGAGCGAACAACAAAACTACCGCCTGATCGCTGCCAGTGTGCTTCTGGCTCTGCTGTTTTATCTGTTATCCCCCATTTTATTGCCGTTTCTGGTTGCTGCTCTGTTGGCCTATCTGGGTGATCCGCTGGTGGATCGTTTGGAGCTGCGGCGGATTTCTCGCCAGTGGGCGGTGGTGATTGTGTTTGTGGTTCTGTTTCTGATTTTAACCCTGTTGGCACTGTTGCTGATTCCGCTCTTGGCTCAGCAAATCTCGGCTTTGATTACTAAACTTCCACTTTATCTTGATTATCTTCAGTTGCATTTTATTCCAAGTTTTAGTGCTGCTTTGGGTCTGGAGCCGCAGCAGTTTGATCTGTCGGCGCTGAAAAAGGTCGCGGTTGAAGAGTGGCAGAAAACCGGCGGTCTGTTTGCTAATTTGCTGCTCTATCTTTCTCATTCGGGGGTGCTGTTATTGGCGTGGTTGGCCAATCTGGTGCTGATTCCGGTGGTGACGTTTTATCTGTTGCGCGATTGGGATATTTTAATGGGACGGCTGGATGAGATGTTGCCTCGATCTCAAGCGCCGACGGTGCGTAAATTAGCACTGGAGTCGGATCGGGTGTTGGGTGCGTTTCTGCGTGGTCAGTTGTCGGTGATGGCGGCGTTGGCGCTGATTTATTCGCTGGGCTTGTGGTTGGCGGGCGTGGAGTTGGCGCTGTTGATCGGTACTTTCGCTGGGCTGGTCAGTTTTGTGCCTTATCTGGGTTTTATTTTGGGGCTGTTGCTGGCTTCGGTGGCGATGCTGTTTCAGCAGCCCGAGTTGGCGGCGCTGCTGCCGGTGTTGCTGGTGTTTGTCGTCGGTCAGGTGGTTGAAGGGGCTTTGTTAACCCCGTGGTTGGTGGGAGACCGCATCGGTTTGCATCCGGTGATGGTGATTTTTTCGGTATTGGCAGGTGGTCAACTGTTTGGTTTTGTGGGAATATTGTTAGCTCTGCCGGTGGCAGCTGTGATCGCGGTGTTGATGCGCCATGCTCATGAGCAGTATCGCCAGAGTGAGTTTTACGACTCGATTCAGGAGTCGAGTATGGAACCACTTGGAAAGCAACAAGGAGATAAAGAGTGA